One segment of Streptomyces sp. XD-27 DNA contains the following:
- a CDS encoding PH domain-containing protein — MTPETAVRRRAHAAQPEWGRLSGRLVLVNLSILASPAALFALSLALGGGETNLQVLITLGSLFLTFLVVSGIGLMRLATTRYRVTDDRVELHSGRFFRSERSIPLDRIRSVDLTANPLHRLFGLTTLRIGTGEQSAAGGRALALEGIRTTDAVELRRQIIERRDAGRGAAPVRQDGPISELDWSWLRYGPLSVWGVGGVFVVAGSLYRTLREMKVDPLELGVVKDLEHRFGSVPLWYGLLVAAAVVVVLGIAGSTGAFIESWSGYRLERAEGGMFRIRRGLLVTRSVSIEARRLRGVELIEPIPLRWAKGAKLHAVASGLGNQEDNRRRRVLTPPTPRDEARRVAADVLVDHPALTERAGLTAHPRAALRRRISRAVTATALIAAVPVGLGLWLGPTLVTAGWITAAVLLPLLLAFAYDAYRALGHGLRGRYLVASSGTFARRTVALQRDGIIGWKISRAPFQRRAGLLTLGATTAAGDGVYKVRDVPVTEGLMLAEGAVPQLLAPFIERAPDRG, encoded by the coding sequence GTGACCCCCGAGACCGCGGTCCGGCGGCGGGCCCACGCGGCGCAGCCCGAATGGGGGCGGCTCAGCGGCCGGCTCGTCCTGGTCAACCTGAGCATCCTCGCCTCGCCCGCGGCCCTGTTCGCGCTCAGCCTCGCGCTCGGCGGCGGCGAGACCAACCTCCAGGTCCTGATCACCCTCGGCTCGCTGTTCCTCACCTTCCTCGTCGTCAGCGGCATCGGCCTGATGCGGCTGGCCACCACCCGCTACCGGGTCACCGACGACCGGGTCGAACTCCACTCCGGCCGCTTCTTCCGCAGCGAGCGGTCGATCCCCCTCGACCGGATCCGCAGCGTCGACCTCACCGCCAACCCCCTGCACCGCCTCTTCGGGCTCACCACCCTCCGGATCGGCACCGGCGAGCAGTCCGCCGCCGGCGGCCGCGCCCTCGCCCTCGAAGGCATCCGCACGACCGACGCCGTCGAGCTGCGCCGCCAGATCATCGAGCGGCGCGACGCGGGCCGCGGCGCGGCACCGGTCCGGCAGGACGGCCCGATCAGCGAACTCGACTGGTCCTGGCTGCGGTACGGCCCGCTGAGCGTCTGGGGCGTCGGCGGCGTCTTCGTGGTCGCCGGCAGCCTCTACCGCACGCTGCGCGAGATGAAGGTCGACCCCCTCGAACTCGGCGTCGTCAAGGACCTGGAGCACCGCTTCGGCTCCGTACCCCTGTGGTACGGACTCCTGGTGGCCGCCGCCGTCGTCGTGGTCCTCGGGATCGCCGGTTCCACCGGCGCCTTCATCGAGAGCTGGTCCGGCTACCGGCTGGAGCGCGCCGAAGGCGGCATGTTCCGGATCCGCCGCGGACTGCTCGTCACCCGCTCCGTCAGCATCGAGGCACGTCGGCTGCGCGGCGTCGAACTGATCGAACCGATCCCGCTGCGCTGGGCCAAGGGCGCCAAACTGCACGCCGTGGCCAGCGGCCTGGGCAATCAGGAGGACAACCGCAGGCGCCGCGTCCTGACCCCGCCCACCCCCCGCGACGAGGCCCGCCGGGTCGCCGCCGACGTGCTCGTGGACCACCCGGCCCTCACCGAACGGGCCGGCCTGACCGCGCACCCCAGGGCAGCCCTGCGCCGCCGGATCAGCCGCGCGGTCACCGCCACGGCCCTCATCGCCGCCGTACCCGTCGGCCTCGGCCTGTGGCTCGGCCCCACGCTCGTCACCGCGGGCTGGATCACCGCCGCCGTCCTGCTGCCGCTGCTGCTGGCCTTCGCCTACGACGCCTACCGGGCCCTCGGCCACGGCCTGCGCGGCCGCTACCTGGTGGCGAGCTCGGGGACGTTCGCCCGCCGCACCGTCGCCCTGCAGCGCGACGGCATCATCGGCTGGAAGATCTCCCGGGCCCCCTTCCAACGCCGGGCCGGACTGCTCACCCTCGGCGCCACCACGGCCGCCGGCGACGGCGTCTACAAGGTCCGCGACGTGCCCGTCACCGAAGGGCTGATGCTCGCCGAAGGCGCCGTACCCCAGCTGCTCGCCCCGTTCATCGAACGGGCGCCGGACCGCGGCTGA
- a CDS encoding PH domain-containing protein, whose amino-acid sequence MEHNGNVRLRPPRHRVGSRAIGWWTLQSALFALPLPLTFGILSLSIPPTRAFFAWATLISAVPGLLYMAVMPAWRYRVHRWEATDQAVYAASGWLWQQWRVVPLSRIQTVDTLRGPLQQMFGLSGVTVTTASAAGAVKIKGLDHRVADDLVAHLTRFTQATPGDAT is encoded by the coding sequence GTGGAACACAACGGGAACGTGAGGCTCCGGCCGCCTCGCCACCGGGTCGGCAGCCGCGCGATCGGCTGGTGGACCCTGCAGTCGGCGCTGTTCGCCCTGCCCCTGCCGCTCACCTTCGGGATCCTGTCCCTCTCCATCCCGCCCACCCGCGCGTTCTTCGCCTGGGCCACGCTCATCTCCGCCGTTCCCGGCCTGCTCTACATGGCCGTCATGCCGGCCTGGCGCTACCGGGTCCACCGCTGGGAGGCCACCGACCAGGCGGTCTACGCCGCCTCCGGCTGGCTGTGGCAGCAGTGGCGCGTCGTACCGCTGTCCCGCATCCAGACGGTGGACACCCTGCGCGGGCCGCTCCAGCAGATGTTCGGGCTCTCCGGCGTCACCGTGACCACCGCCTCCGCCGCCGGCGCGGTGAAGATCAAGGGCCTCGACCACCGGGTCGCCGACGATCTCGTGGCGCACCTGACCCGGTTCACCCAGGCCACACCGGGAGACGCGACGTGA
- a CDS encoding sensor histidine kinase produces the protein MLNHPQGDVPEAGAYYGPESGTRWFGLWDGFFAVSYLVTAVLLFISGGEQVYHSVGIGALTLIVPWYAALGRGLMISDTTGPRNLVFAAGLLVLFAGTTAFNLAGAFALFAIVPMLIMSLPMRTAVVLVTVANFWPVAVAWLHGGSLGMDALTILPIALLSIGLSVLLGMWIKRVVRQSKERGRLIEQLRQSRERVARLSHEAGIAAERERLAREIHDTLAQGLTSIISLVQAAESEVGSAPELARTHLALAGRVAKESLAEARDFVAALTPPALRGSSLVQAVRRQAEGLVAETGLDVRCSVQGEEKPLPMAVSVVLLRAVQEAIANVRKHATRARVVDVVVAYDEDTVRVLISDDGQGFAADERQEGYGLRGMQARVEEISGAATVTSRPGAGTTVEVAVPLETPTTEAISG, from the coding sequence GTGCTCAATCACCCTCAGGGGGACGTGCCGGAGGCCGGCGCGTACTACGGCCCCGAGTCGGGAACCCGCTGGTTCGGCCTGTGGGACGGCTTCTTCGCCGTCTCGTATCTCGTCACCGCCGTCTTACTGTTCATCTCCGGCGGCGAGCAGGTGTACCACTCCGTCGGCATCGGCGCGCTGACCCTGATCGTGCCCTGGTACGCGGCCCTCGGCCGGGGGCTGATGATCAGCGACACGACGGGGCCGCGGAACCTGGTCTTCGCCGCGGGCCTGCTGGTGCTGTTCGCCGGGACCACCGCGTTCAACCTGGCGGGCGCCTTCGCCCTGTTCGCCATCGTCCCCATGCTCATCATGAGCCTGCCGATGCGTACGGCCGTCGTGCTGGTGACGGTGGCCAACTTCTGGCCGGTGGCCGTGGCGTGGCTGCACGGCGGCAGCCTGGGCATGGACGCGCTGACCATCCTGCCCATCGCCCTGCTGAGCATCGGCCTGTCGGTCCTGCTCGGCATGTGGATCAAGCGGGTGGTACGGCAGAGCAAGGAGCGCGGCCGGTTGATCGAGCAGCTGCGGCAGAGCCGGGAGCGGGTGGCCAGGCTCTCCCACGAGGCCGGCATCGCCGCCGAGCGCGAGCGGCTGGCCCGGGAGATCCACGACACCCTCGCCCAGGGCCTGACCAGCATCATCTCCCTCGTACAGGCCGCCGAGTCGGAGGTCGGCAGCGCCCCGGAGCTGGCCCGTACCCATCTCGCCCTGGCCGGGCGGGTGGCCAAGGAGTCCCTGGCCGAGGCGCGCGACTTCGTCGCCGCCCTCACCCCGCCCGCGCTGCGCGGCAGCTCTCTGGTGCAGGCGGTGCGCCGGCAGGCGGAGGGCCTGGTCGCCGAGACCGGACTGGACGTCAGGTGCTCGGTCCAGGGCGAGGAGAAGCCCCTGCCGATGGCGGTCAGCGTGGTGCTGCTGCGCGCGGTGCAGGAGGCCATCGCCAACGTACGCAAGCACGCCACCCGGGCCCGGGTGGTCGACGTGGTGGTGGCGTACGACGAGGACACCGTCCGGGTGCTGATCAGCGACGACGGCCAGGGCTTCGCCGCGGACGAGCGGCAGGAGGGGTACGGTCTGCGCGGCATGCA